A window of the Brassica oleracea var. oleracea cultivar TO1000 chromosome C1, BOL, whole genome shotgun sequence genome harbors these coding sequences:
- the LOC106310992 gene encoding disease resistance protein RPS2, which yields MDCISSLVVGLAQALCESMNMAERRAGHKTDLKQAISDLETATGELKAIRDDLNLRIQRDNLEGRSCTNRAREWLSAVQAAEVRTESILARFMRREQKKMMQRRCLSCLGCAEYKLSKKVLGSLKSINELRQRSEDIQTDGGLIQETCTKIPTKSVVGITTMMEQVWELLSEEEERGIIGVYGPGGVGKTTLMQSINNELITKGHQYDVLIWVTMSREFGECTIQRAVGARLGLSWDEKETGEGRAFRIYRALKQRRFLLLLDDVWEEIDFEKTGVPRPDRENKCKIMFTTRSLALCSNIGAECKLRVEFLEKQHAWELFCGKVGRRDLLESPLIRRHAENIVTKCGGLPLALITLGGAMAHRETEEEWIHANEVLNRFPAEMKGMDYVFALLKFSYDNLESDLLRTCFLYCALFPEDHSIEIEQLVEYWVGEGFLISSHGVNTIYQGYFLVGDLKAACLVETGDEKTQVKMHNVVRSFALWIASEQGTYKELILVEPSMGLTEAPKTERWRHTLVISLLDNRLQMLPENPICPNLTTLLLQQNSSLKKIPANFFMYMPVLRVLDLSFTSITEIPLSIKYLVELYHLALSGTKISVLPQELRNLRMLKHLDLQRTQFLQTIPRDAICWLSKLEVLNLYYSYAGWELQSYGEDEEEELGFADLEHLENLTTLGITVLSLESLKTLYEFDVLHKCIQHLHVEECNGLPHFDLSSLSNHGGNIRRLSIKSCNDLEYLITPTDVDWLPSLEVLTVHSLHKLSRVWGNSVSQESLRNIRCINISHCHKLKNVSWAQQLPKLETIDLFDCRELEELISDHESPSIEDLVLFPGLKTLSIRDLPELSSILPSRFSFQKLETLVIINCPKVKKLPFQERVQPNLPAVYCDEKWWDALEKDQPITELCCSPRFVPN from the coding sequence ATGGATTGCATCTCATCTCTAGTCGTGGGCTTAGCGCAGGCGTTGTGTGAATCTATGAATATGGCAGAGAGAAGAGCAGGACATAAGACTGATCTTAAGCAAGCCATCAGTGATCTCGAAACAGCCACAGGTGAACTGAAGGCCATACGTGACGACCTGAATCTACGCATCCAACGAGACAATCTAGAGGGTCGAAGCTGCACAAACCGTGCCAGAGAGTGGCTCAGTGCGGTGCAAGCAGCAGAGGTAAGAACAGAATCAATTCTAGCAAGGTTTATGCGTCGGGAACAGAAGAAGATGATGCAGAGGAGATGCCTTAGTTGCTTAGGTTGTGCTGAATACAAACTGAGCAAGAAGGTTTTGGGGTCACTGAAGAGTATCAATGAGCTGAGACAACGCTCTGAAGATATACAAACAGATGGCGGGTTGATTCAAGAGACTTGTACGAAGATACCTACCAAGTCCGTGGTTGGGATTACAACAATGATGGAACAGGTGTGGGAACTTCTCAGTGAAGAAGAAGAAAGAGGAATCATTGGTGTTTATGGACCTGGCGGGGTTGGGAAGACAACGTTAATGCAGAGCATTAACAACGAGCTGATCACAAAAGGTCATCAGTACGATGTACTGATATGGGTTACAATGTCCCGTGAATTCGGAGAGTGTACAATTCAGCGAGCTGTTGGAGCGCGGTTGGGTTTATCTTGGGATGAGAAGGAGACAGGGGAAGGTAGAGCTTTCAGGATATACAGAGCTTTGAAACAGAGACGGTTCTTGTTGTTGCTTGATGATGTCTGGGAAGAGATAGACTTTGAGAAAACCGGTGTTCCTCGACCTGACAGGGAAAACAAATGCAAGATAATGTTCACAACACGGTCTCTGGCATTATGCAGCAACATTGGTGCGGAATGCAAGCTGAGAGTGGAGTTTCTGGAGAAGCAACACGCGTGGGAGCTCTTCTGTGGTAAAGTTGGGAGAAGAGACCTCTTGGAGTCACCGTTGATTCGCCGGCACGCTGAGAACATAGTCACTAAATGCGGTGGATTGCCACTAGCGTTGATCACTTTAGGAGGAGCCATGGCTCACAGAGAGACTGAAGAGGAGTGGATTCACGCCAATGAAGTTCTGAATAGGTTTCCAGCAGAGATGAAGGGTATGGACTATGTATTTGCCCTTTTAAAATTCAGCTACGACAACCTCGAGAGCGATCTGCTTCGAACTTGTTTCTTGTACTGCGCTTTATTCCCAGAAGATCACTCTATTGAGATCGAACAGCTTGTTGAGTACTGGGTCGGAGAAGGGTTTCTGATCAGCTCCCATGGCGTTAACACTATATACCAGGGATATTTTCTGGTTGGAGATCTTAAAGCGGCGTGTTTGGTGGAAACCGGAGATGAGAAGACGCAGGTGAAGATGCATAACGTCGTTAGAAGCTTTGCACTGTGGATAGCATCTGAACAGGGGACTTATAAGGAGCTGATCCTAGTAGAGCCAAGCATGGGACTTACTGAAGCTCCCAAAACAGAAAGATGGCGACATACGTTGGTGATTTCGTTGTTGGATAACAGACTCCAGATGTTGCCTGAAAATCCCATATGCCCGAATCTGACAACATTGCTGCTCCAGCAGAACAGCTCTTTGAAGAAGATTCCAGCAAACTTTTTCATGTATATGCCTGTTCTCAGGGTCCTTGACTTGTCCTTCACAAGTATCACTGAGATCCCACTGTCTATTAAGTATTTGGTGGAGTTGTATCATCTAGCTCTGTCGGGAACAAAGATAAGTGTGCTGCCTCAAGAGCTTAGGAATCTTAGAATGCTGAAGCATCTAGACCTACAAAGAACGCAGTTTCTCCAGACAATCCCACGAGATGCCATATGTTGGCTAAGCAAGCTCGAGGTTCTGAACCTATACTACAGTTACGCTGGTTGGGAACTGCAGAGCTATGGAGAAGATGAAGAAGAAGAACTTGGATTTGCCGACCTGGAACACTTAGAAAACCTCACCACACTCGGTATCACTGTTCTCTCACTGGAGAGCCTGAAAACACTCTACGAGTTTGACGTCTTGCATAAATGTATACAGCATCTGCACGTTGAAGAATGCAATGGTCTCCCCCACTTCGATCTCTCATCACTCTCAAACCACGGTGGGAACATAAGAAGACTTAGCATTAAAAGTTGCAATGACTTGGAGTACCTGATCACACCTACAGATGTTGATTGGCTTCCAAGTCTAGAGGTTCTGACGGTACACAGCCTCCACAAGTTAAGCAGAGTGTGGGGAAATTCTGTAAGCCAAGAGAGTCTGCGGAACATCCGTTGCATCAACATTTCACACTGCCACAAGCTAAAGAACGTCTCATGGGCTCAGCAACTCCCAAAGCTAGAGACGATTGACCTGTTCGACTGCAGAGAGCTAGAGGAACTGATTAGTGACCATGAGAGTCCATCCATTGAAGATCTAGTATTGTTCCCAGGCCTGAAGACTTTGTCAATTAGGGATCTAC
- the LOC106332042 gene encoding uncharacterized protein LOC106332042: protein MANIVKLQFPALEITGANYTAWITNMELHLDSEKIFDTIKEGNKSASHEKAKAVIFLRKHLDENLTHNYARIKDPLDLWKALKERFDNQKKITFPHALDEWVNLRFQDFEKVETYNSAILRIAAQFEYCGKPVTEAEMLEKTYQTFHKNHYVLQEQYRNRGYTRFSELAMALMIAEKNNELLIKNHSTQPTGTKAFPEVNATDVKNPEIGNYYRGHGRGHRFNRGHERSYNPRGRGSNTWNRSDRTKGKEAQENPTRKNENICYRCGSKGHWSQVCRTPQHLCKLYQETIKGKAKEANLNEHFEEMDKKTNETTAKQIGREVCIPNSGTTHTILKGPTELIEGIGKIGRIVNQTAATDCKAIDHEIKTSNLCMGTCNIACRSTHSDKTKCIS, encoded by the exons ATGGCAAATATCGTGAAACTTCAGTTTCCGGCTCTCGAAATAACTGGCGCAAATTACACGGCATGGATCACAAATATGGAGCTTCATCTAGATTCGGAGAAAATCTTCGATACAATAAAAGAAGGAAATAAATCAGCTTCTCATGAAAAGGCTAAGGCTGTAATATTTCTGAGAAAACACCTAGATGAAAACCTTACGCATAACTATGCAAGGATAAAAGATCCTCTAGATCTTTGGAAAGCTCTAAAAGAGAGGTTCGATAACCAGAAGAAAATAACTTTTCCCCATGCACTCGATGAGTGGGTAAACCTACGGTTTCAAGATTTTGAAAAGGTGGAAACATACAATTCCGCTATATTAAGGATAGCGGCGCAATTTGAATATTGCGGTAAGCCCGTAACAGAAGCAGAAATGCTTGAGAAAACTTACCAAACGTTCCACAAAAATCATTATGTTCTACAAGAACAATACAGAAACCGCGGGTATACAAGGTTCTCTGAACTCGCCATGGCGCTCATGATAGCGGAGAAAAATAATGAACTCCTTATTAAAAACCACAGTACCCAACCCACGGGAACCAAAGCATTTCCTGAGGTGAATGCAACGGATGTGAAAAATCCAGAAATTGGAAATTATTATCGTGGTCATGGTCGTGGTCATCGATTTAATCGTGGTCATGAAAGGAGTTACAACCCAAGAGGAAGAGGATCCAACACATGGAATCGATCTGACCGGACAAAAGGGAAAGAAGCCCAAGAAAATCCTACTCGTAAAAACGAGAACATCTGTTACAGATGTGGATCGAAGGGACATTGGTCTCAAGTATGCCGAACTCCTCAGCATCTGTGTAAGTTGTACCAAGAAACCATCAAAGGCAAGGCAAAAGAAGCGAATCTTAATGAACACTTTGAGGAAATGGATAAGAAAACAAATGAAACAACAGCTAAGCAAATTGGTAGAGAAGTTTGCATACCAAATAGTGGTACAACACACACTATACTGAAAG GTCCTACAGAATTGATCGAAGGAATTGGCAAA ATTGGCAGAATCGTTAATCAAACGGCTGCAACTGATTGCAAGGCCATTGATCATGAGATCAAAACTTCCAACCTCTGTATGGGGACATGCAATATTGCATGCAGAAGCACTCATTCGGATAAGACCAAGTGCATATCATAG